A window of Selenomonas ruminantium subsp. lactilytica TAM6421 contains these coding sequences:
- a CDS encoding LysR family transcriptional regulator — protein MEFRQLEYFCAISELKNFTRTAEALHVSQPSVTKAIKALEAELGLLLIDRRQKQVHLTEEGQAFLFHAKHIMKAAAVALKDMERYRQDKRETIHFGIPPMVEAYLFPDLFTKFKQIFTDVNLDVQEFNDSEEVRKRIELGELDFGIVLGEPGNARENELIIMRDYMSICIPPQHKLAAEKEILFSQLKNEKFIMQHPNTYQYKAVYEQCHKAGFVPKITLCTTQVKTIKQLVANGMGISILPDFVTRSEKIFVRRSLKPALKVQIALNWGTYKGLSAGDTQFIEFIKDYAEKNFTS, from the coding sequence ATGGAATTTCGGCAGTTAGAGTATTTTTGTGCAATCAGCGAGTTGAAGAATTTTACCCGCACGGCGGAGGCACTGCATGTTTCGCAGCCTTCTGTTACGAAAGCGATAAAGGCATTGGAAGCAGAGTTGGGGCTGCTGCTTATTGACCGGCGGCAGAAGCAGGTACATTTGACGGAAGAAGGACAGGCTTTCCTGTTTCATGCCAAACATATCATGAAGGCTGCAGCCGTGGCGCTGAAGGATATGGAGCGCTATCGTCAGGATAAGCGTGAGACCATTCATTTCGGGATTCCCCCCATGGTGGAGGCTTATTTATTTCCGGATCTGTTCACCAAGTTCAAGCAGATATTCACCGACGTCAATCTGGATGTGCAGGAGTTCAATGATTCTGAAGAGGTGCGCAAACGCATTGAGCTCGGTGAACTGGATTTTGGGATTGTCCTGGGAGAGCCTGGAAATGCCAGAGAAAATGAACTGATCATCATGCGGGATTACATGAGTATCTGTATTCCGCCTCAGCACAAGCTGGCAGCCGAGAAGGAAATACTTTTTTCTCAGCTGAAAAATGAGAAATTCATCATGCAGCATCCCAATACGTATCAGTATAAGGCTGTCTATGAACAATGCCACAAGGCAGGTTTTGTGCCGAAGATAACCCTGTGTACGACGCAGGTCAAAACGATCAAGCAATTGGTGGCTAACGGCATGGGGATATCCATTTTGCCAGATTTTGTTACCCGTTCGGAAAAGATTTTTGTACGCCGGTCATTGAAACCGGCGCTCAAGGTGCAGATTGCACTCAATTGGGGAACCTATAAGGGCCTGTCTGCTGGAGATACTCAATTTATTGAGTTTATCAAGGATTATGCCGAAAAGAATTTCACTTCGTAA
- the radA gene encoding DNA repair protein RadA: MAKKKKTVFVCQDCGYEVPKWLGKCPGCGAWNTMVEEVVAPETGGSSGSGGLRLGLSDAQKPQPIGEVAIEDLPRFGTGSGELDRVLGGGVIPGSMVLIVGDPGVGKSSLTLRVCADVARAGRSVLYVTGEESTRQVRMRGDRLKAIADRLYVVSETNMETIEAHIENTKPDLLVIDSIQTVFKPEVQSAPGSVSQVRECAVDILRIAKGRGIAAFVIGHVTKEGNLAGPRVLEHIVDTVLYFEGERNAEYRVLRAVKNRFGSTNELGLFEMRDVGLVDVPDASKLFLSDREGDSGTVIIPTVEGTRPLLVELQALVAPTPYVPPRRTADSVDIKRIQLLLAVLEKRVHLQVGACDVYVKVAGGIKIDEPAADLGICVAMASSFANRQIRPKTIVFGEVGLSGEVRAVGQADVRINEAKRLGFEHVVLPMKNYRQLTGEVKGIKLYGAETIGDALKLAMPRN; encoded by the coding sequence TTGGCCAAAAAGAAAAAGACAGTCTTTGTCTGTCAGGATTGCGGCTATGAAGTGCCCAAGTGGCTCGGGAAATGTCCGGGCTGTGGGGCCTGGAATACCATGGTGGAAGAGGTAGTAGCGCCGGAAACGGGCGGCAGTTCCGGCAGCGGCGGCCTGCGGTTGGGCTTGTCGGATGCACAGAAGCCGCAGCCCATTGGTGAGGTAGCAATTGAAGACTTGCCGCGTTTTGGTACGGGTTCAGGAGAGCTGGACCGGGTGCTGGGCGGCGGCGTGATTCCCGGTTCTATGGTGCTGATCGTGGGTGATCCCGGTGTGGGTAAGTCCAGCCTGACCTTGCGCGTTTGCGCGGATGTGGCCCGTGCGGGCCGCAGTGTGCTCTATGTGACAGGCGAGGAAAGCACCCGGCAGGTGCGGATGCGCGGTGACCGGCTCAAGGCCATTGCGGATAGGCTCTATGTGGTCAGCGAGACCAATATGGAGACCATCGAAGCGCATATTGAAAATACCAAGCCGGATCTGCTGGTTATCGACTCTATCCAGACCGTCTTCAAGCCAGAAGTGCAAAGCGCGCCGGGCAGCGTATCCCAGGTGCGGGAATGTGCTGTGGACATCCTGCGCATTGCCAAGGGCCGGGGCATTGCGGCGTTTGTGATTGGCCATGTGACCAAAGAGGGCAACTTAGCCGGTCCCCGTGTGTTGGAACATATCGTGGATACCGTGCTTTATTTCGAAGGAGAGCGCAATGCCGAATACCGGGTGCTGCGGGCGGTCAAGAACCGCTTCGGCAGCACCAATGAGCTAGGGCTCTTTGAGATGCGTGATGTGGGGCTCGTGGATGTGCCGGATGCGTCCAAATTATTCCTGTCCGACAGGGAGGGGGATAGCGGTACGGTCATCATTCCTACAGTGGAAGGCACACGGCCCCTGCTCGTGGAACTGCAGGCCCTGGTTGCACCTACTCCCTATGTGCCGCCAAGGCGCACGGCTGATTCTGTGGATATCAAGCGGATTCAGCTATTGCTAGCGGTGCTCGAAAAACGCGTGCATCTGCAGGTCGGTGCCTGTGATGTCTATGTCAAGGTCGCAGGCGGCATCAAGATTGATGAACCTGCCGCCGACTTAGGCATCTGCGTAGCCATGGCTTCGAGCTTTGCCAACCGGCAGATCCGGCCCAAGACCATTGTCTTCGGCGAAGTGGGGCTGTCCGGCGAAGTCCGGGCCGTAGGTCAGGCAGATGTACGCATCAATGAGGCCAAGCGTTTAGGTTTTGAACATGTGGTGCTGCCCATGAAGAATTATCGCCAGCTGACCGGTGAGGTAAAAGGAATCAAGCTTTATGGTGCGGAAACCATCGGTGATGCGTTGAAATTAGCCATGCCCAGAAATTAA
- a CDS encoding ATP-dependent Clp protease ATP-binding subunit translates to MDYRNHFTNMAIKAIEFAQYAARDLAQDYIGTEHILLGLLHEREGLAARAMGALGMSFEKVVAQVQRIASREAEYPGDNPYYTPRAKRVMEGAYEEAQNLGHNYIGTEHILLSLLEETEGAAVEVFELMGIDPDALQDEVMDRIDGQHPEGDGPLPEHRHGRHQREGTPLLKKYGRDLNKMAREEQMDPVIGRKTEIQRVIQILSRRTKNNPVLLGEPGVGKTAIAEGLAQRIVDGMVPYMLQDKKVISLSMASLVAGAKYRGEFEERLKGVIEEIQQAGNIILFIDEMHTLVGAGAGEGALDAANILKPALSRGEIQIIGATTLDEYKKYLEKDAALSRRFQPIMVEEPDAEDAEKILFGLRSKYEEFHHATIEDEAVKAAVRLSHRYISDRFLPDKAIDLMDEAASKVRMSQVGSTARLQELRDRLQQLLIEKEAAITAQDYEKAANIRDKALKIKEELDETRKDWSKKGQNHITVTAEDIAAVTSQWTGIPVSQIAASESARLLKLEKILGKRVIGQTDAVKAVAKAIRRARSGLKDPKRPIGSFLFLGPTGVGKTELARTLADALFGSEEAIIRFDMSEYMEKHTVSRMVGAPPGYVGYQEGGQLTDAVRRKPYSIILLDEIEKAHPDVFNILLQVLDDGRLTDGQGRTVDFRNSVIIMTSNAGSNLLKKAKSSMGFAVGNGDEEEAAEKAAEKRVLEAVKHIFKPEFLNRVDEQLIFHPLGRPELAKIVDILLQDVKQRLQEKDIRLEISPSARNKLVDEGTDFKFGARPLKRAIQKHVEDEIAEMLLAGKFKAGDTIVVRKSGNELEFTKKAKRSVKRKELEHVPQ, encoded by the coding sequence ATGGATTATCGCAATCATTTTACCAATATGGCCATCAAAGCCATTGAATTTGCCCAATATGCGGCAAGGGATCTGGCACAGGACTATATTGGCACGGAACATATATTGCTGGGGCTTCTCCATGAGCGGGAAGGCCTGGCAGCAAGGGCTATGGGGGCTTTGGGCATGAGCTTTGAGAAAGTCGTGGCCCAGGTGCAGCGCATAGCTTCCCGGGAGGCGGAATATCCCGGGGACAATCCCTATTACACACCCAGAGCCAAGCGGGTGATGGAAGGGGCCTATGAAGAAGCCCAGAACCTGGGGCATAATTATATTGGCACGGAACACATCCTGCTGAGCCTGCTGGAAGAGACCGAAGGCGCAGCCGTGGAAGTTTTTGAACTGATGGGCATCGACCCGGATGCCTTGCAGGATGAAGTCATGGACCGCATTGATGGGCAGCATCCCGAAGGCGACGGCCCTCTGCCGGAACACAGGCATGGCCGTCATCAGCGGGAGGGCACGCCGTTACTCAAAAAATACGGCCGTGACCTCAACAAGATGGCGCGGGAAGAGCAGATGGACCCGGTGATTGGCCGGAAAACGGAAATCCAGCGGGTGATTCAGATCCTTTCCCGCCGTACGAAAAATAATCCCGTGCTCCTGGGCGAGCCGGGCGTAGGCAAGACGGCCATTGCCGAAGGACTGGCCCAGCGCATCGTGGATGGCATGGTGCCCTATATGCTGCAGGATAAGAAAGTTATTTCTCTGTCCATGGCTTCGCTGGTAGCTGGGGCCAAATACCGCGGGGAATTCGAAGAACGCCTGAAGGGCGTGATCGAAGAAATCCAGCAGGCGGGCAATATCATCCTCTTTATCGATGAAATGCATACCTTAGTCGGTGCCGGTGCTGGAGAAGGTGCCTTGGATGCTGCCAATATCCTGAAACCGGCCCTGTCCCGGGGTGAGATCCAGATCATCGGTGCCACAACACTGGATGAGTATAAGAAGTATCTGGAAAAGGACGCAGCCCTGTCCCGCCGTTTCCAGCCCATTATGGTGGAGGAACCGGATGCAGAGGATGCGGAGAAGATCCTTTTTGGGCTGCGCAGCAAGTATGAAGAATTCCATCATGCCACCATTGAGGACGAGGCGGTCAAAGCCGCCGTGCGGCTGTCCCATCGCTATATCAGTGACAGGTTCCTGCCGGACAAGGCCATTGACCTGATGGACGAAGCGGCCTCCAAGGTGCGCATGAGCCAGGTGGGGTCAACTGCCAGATTGCAGGAACTGCGCGATCGGCTGCAGCAGCTGCTGATTGAGAAGGAAGCTGCCATCACGGCCCAGGATTATGAGAAGGCGGCCAATATCCGGGATAAAGCCTTGAAGATCAAGGAAGAGCTGGATGAAACCCGCAAGGATTGGTCGAAGAAGGGGCAGAATCATATCACGGTAACGGCTGAGGATATTGCTGCCGTGACTTCGCAATGGACAGGTATTCCCGTGAGCCAGATTGCGGCTTCTGAATCAGCGCGTCTGCTGAAATTGGAAAAGATCCTTGGCAAGCGTGTCATTGGTCAGACCGATGCCGTAAAGGCTGTGGCCAAGGCTATCCGCCGTGCCCGTTCGGGACTCAAGGATCCCAAACGGCCCATTGGGTCCTTCCTGTTCCTGGGGCCTACCGGTGTGGGCAAGACCGAGCTGGCCCGCACTTTGGCTGATGCGCTGTTCGGTTCGGAAGAAGCCATTATCCGCTTCGATATGAGCGAGTATATGGAAAAACACACCGTTTCCCGCATGGTGGGAGCCCCTCCGGGCTATGTGGGCTATCAGGAAGGCGGCCAGCTGACCGATGCGGTACGTCGCAAGCCTTATTCGATTATCTTGCTGGATGAAATCGAAAAAGCCCATCCCGATGTGTTCAATATCCTGCTGCAGGTTTTGGACGATGGCCGCCTGACCGATGGCCAGGGGCGTACGGTGGATTTCCGCAACAGCGTGATCATCATGACTTCCAATGCCGGTTCGAATCTCTTGAAGAAGGCCAAAAGCTCCATGGGCTTTGCCGTGGGCAATGGGGACGAGGAGGAAGCCGCGGAAAAAGCCGCTGAGAAGCGTGTGCTTGAAGCTGTGAAGCATATCTTCAAACCGGAGTTTTTGAACCGCGTGGATGAGCAGCTGATCTTCCATCCCTTGGGACGTCCGGAGCTGGCGAAAATTGTGGATATTTTGTTGCAGGATGTGAAACAGCGTCTGCAGGAAAAGGATATCCGGTTGGAAATCAGCCCCTCGGCGCGCAATAAGCTGGTGGATGAAGGCACGGATTTCAAATTCGGTGCCCGTCCGTTGAAGCGTGCCATCCAGAAGCATGTGGAAGACGAGATTGCCGAGATGCTGCTGGCAGGCAAGTTCAAGGCCGGCGATACCATCGTTGTGCGCAAGAGCGGCAATGAATTGGAATTCACGAAAAAAGCCAAGCGGTCTGTAAAGCGCAAGGAGCTGGAACATGTCCCGCAATAA
- a CDS encoding ATP--guanido phosphotransferase — protein MLEQLLQDSSLCWLKPAEADGDVVLASRILLSRNLRDLPFPNRASLSELKLVEDRLAAVMPELSQVTGEELACVQMEKLSHLQREVLREKQLISENLLRNPQHRAVFLGKSQNASVMVNEEDHIRIQCVTTGLDLAKPLKMAFAMDDLLESKLDIAFDEKMGYLTSSPTNLGTGLRASVLLHLPGLVFTRNVSNIINISPQLGLAVRPLFGDEKEQPGCLFQIANQLTLGYSEQELIDNLRGAVTEIVAHERRARKALALYMKERLEDEVWRAFGTLSYARLLSEKEALELLSRLRLGMDLKLIRGLAPECYGQLLLSSRTSFLQNLAANENLSKTEIDRLRAQHMRRLMEQHHVRLEE, from the coding sequence ATGCTTGAACAGTTATTGCAGGACAGCAGCCTTTGCTGGCTGAAACCGGCGGAGGCCGATGGTGATGTGGTGCTGGCCAGCCGCATCCTGCTTTCCCGGAATCTGCGGGATCTGCCCTTCCCCAATCGGGCCAGCCTGTCAGAACTCAAGCTGGTGGAAGACCGTCTGGCTGCGGTGATGCCGGAGCTTTCGCAGGTAACTGGTGAGGAACTGGCCTGCGTACAGATGGAAAAGCTTTCCCACCTGCAGCGGGAAGTCTTGCGGGAGAAACAGCTGATCAGCGAGAATCTGCTGCGCAATCCCCAGCATCGGGCGGTATTCTTAGGCAAAAGCCAGAATGCCAGCGTGATGGTCAATGAAGAAGACCATATCCGCATCCAGTGTGTGACCACAGGTCTGGATCTGGCGAAACCGCTCAAGATGGCCTTTGCCATGGATGATCTGTTGGAGAGCAAGCTGGATATTGCCTTTGACGAGAAGATGGGCTATCTGACATCCAGTCCCACGAATTTAGGCACGGGGCTGCGGGCCAGTGTCCTGCTGCATCTGCCGGGCCTCGTCTTTACCCGCAATGTCAGCAATATCATCAATATCTCACCGCAATTAGGTTTGGCTGTACGGCCGTTGTTCGGCGATGAGAAGGAGCAGCCCGGCTGCCTGTTCCAGATTGCCAATCAGCTGACTTTGGGCTATTCCGAGCAGGAGCTGATCGATAACCTGCGCGGAGCTGTGACGGAGATCGTGGCCCATGAACGCCGGGCCCGCAAGGCATTGGCTCTCTACATGAAGGAACGGCTGGAAGATGAAGTCTGGCGGGCATTTGGTACGTTGTCTTACGCTCGCTTGCTATCGGAAAAGGAAGCATTGGAACTGCTGTCCCGCCTGCGGTTGGGAATGGATTTGAAATTGATCCGCGGTCTGGCGCCGGAATGTTATGGACAGCTGCTGCTGAGCAGCCGTACCAGCTTCTTGCAGAATCTGGCGGCCAACGAGAACCTGTCCAAGACGGAAATCGACCGGCTGCGGGCGCAGCATATGAGGCGGCTGATGGAGCAGCATCATGTACGCCTGGAGGAATGA
- a CDS encoding UvrB/UvrC motif-containing protein, whose translation MLCDDCGRHEAVVHITQIGPDGRVEKNLCESCAAGYSEFVNVPHPDKRHVSVDDFLRGIFNSTNGAAVENENKETNEAGEQICPRCGMSYRDFSQQGKIGCAACYATFRQQLEPMLRRIHGSSVHRGKIPHRSGGTLELKQNIVLLQQELKACVEKEEYEKAAELRDKVRAMKQELAAKEGGRKNA comes from the coding sequence ATGTTATGTGATGATTGCGGCCGCCATGAGGCAGTGGTGCATATCACCCAGATTGGCCCTGATGGCCGGGTGGAGAAGAACCTCTGCGAATCCTGCGCCGCTGGTTATAGTGAATTTGTGAATGTGCCACATCCGGACAAGCGGCATGTATCCGTGGATGATTTTCTGCGGGGGATTTTCAATAGTACCAATGGTGCAGCTGTAGAAAATGAAAATAAGGAAACCAATGAGGCTGGGGAACAGATCTGTCCCCGGTGCGGCATGAGCTATCGGGATTTCAGCCAGCAGGGCAAGATCGGCTGTGCTGCCTGTTATGCAACCTTCCGTCAGCAGCTGGAGCCGATGCTCAGGCGTATCCATGGTTCCAGTGTGCATCGGGGCAAGATTCCTCATCGCAGCGGCGGAACCTTGGAACTCAAACAAAACATTGTTCTTCTGCAGCAGGAGTTGAAGGCCTGCGTGGAGAAGGAAGAATATGAAAAGGCCGCAGAGCTGCGCGACAAGGTGCGGGCCATGAAACAGGAACTGGCCGCCAAGGAAGGGGGCAGGAAGAATGCTTGA
- a CDS encoding CtsR family transcriptional regulator: MSNIADLIEAYILRQLATQQDGKVELRRTDIADEISCAPSQISYVLSTRFTQDKGFVVESRRGLGGFIRIVQVPVKNMVYEDMLAAIKPDTELPVVQSMIKYLLQHEMVTAREASLMMQFVVSIFQSESITDKERVRMLKTMLLTLENFS, from the coding sequence GTGAGCAATATTGCCGATTTGATTGAAGCCTATATTTTACGGCAGCTGGCCACTCAGCAAGATGGCAAGGTGGAATTGCGGCGCACGGATATCGCCGACGAGATTTCCTGTGCACCTTCCCAGATCAGTTATGTACTGTCCACCCGTTTTACTCAGGATAAGGGGTTTGTGGTGGAGTCCCGCCGTGGCTTGGGCGGCTTTATCCGCATCGTGCAGGTGCCGGTCAAGAACATGGTCTATGAGGATATGCTGGCGGCTATCAAGCCAGATACGGAATTGCCGGTGGTGCAGTCCATGATCAAATACCTTTTGCAGCATGAGATGGTAACGGCCCGGGAAGCATCGCTGATGATGCAGTTCGTGGTATCCATCTTTCAGTCGGAAAGTATTACCGACAAGGAACGGGTGCGGATGCTCAAGACCATGCTGCTGACGTTGGAAAATTTCTCGTAA
- a CDS encoding peptidoglycan recognition family protein: MHGWHLGNGWAGIGYHYVIRKDGTIERGRPEWAIGSHAYGENSHTIGIHLSGDFSAVEPTAEQIDRCGALVADICERYGIPFDRAHIVGHGELMSTDCPGDNLQALLDDGTIVGKAIFYYNQSHGIEDMSEAPQEQDDSKQAGRGAERFNTVDAVPDWAKPTVEKMIGKGLLQGNGESLDLSLDMLRVFVINDRAGLYS; the protein is encoded by the coding sequence ATTCACGGCTGGCATCTCGGCAACGGTTGGGCTGGTATCGGCTACCATTACGTGATCCGCAAGGACGGCACCATCGAACGTGGACGGCCTGAATGGGCTATAGGCTCCCATGCGTATGGGGAAAATAGTCACACGATTGGCATCCACCTGTCCGGCGATTTCTCTGCAGTCGAACCAACCGCAGAACAGATTGACCGCTGCGGAGCGCTGGTGGCCGATATTTGCGAACGGTACGGCATCCCGTTTGATCGTGCACACATTGTCGGTCACGGCGAACTCATGTCCACGGATTGCCCAGGCGATAACCTGCAAGCGCTGCTTGATGATGGTACGATCGTAGGTAAAGCAATCTTTTACTACAACCAGTCGCACGGTATCGAAGATATGTCTGAGGCGCCGCAGGAGCAGGACGACAGCAAGCAGGCGGGCCGTGGCGCCGAACGGTTCAATACGGTCGATGCTGTTCCTGATTGGGCGAAACCGACGGTCGAAAAAATGATTGGCAAAGGGTTGCTGCAGGGCAACGGAGAAAGTCTCGATCTATCGCTCGATATGCTGAGAGTGTTCGTTATCAACGATCGCGCAGGTCTTTATTCGTAA
- a CDS encoding phage holin family protein: protein MNAIYEVLRSMIPVRMEAVWGTIVGIVGGLFTFMFGAWNSALETLLTLIALDYISGMLAAYINPNLALDSRRGYKGIARKVFIILIVAVAHGISVSLNSNEIYAMAIYFYIANEGLSITENAAKAGVPIPTRIVESLEQLTQQKKAREKPEE from the coding sequence ATGAATGCAATTTACGAGGTGCTTAGATCAATGATACCAGTACGCATGGAAGCTGTATGGGGAACAATTGTCGGGATAGTGGGCGGGCTGTTTACCTTTATGTTTGGTGCATGGAACAGCGCACTTGAGACCCTGCTCACGCTGATCGCACTCGACTACATCAGCGGAATGCTGGCGGCCTACATCAACCCGAATCTTGCTTTGGACAGCAGGCGGGGATATAAGGGAATCGCCCGCAAGGTATTTATCATTTTGATTGTAGCCGTAGCGCACGGAATCAGCGTGTCGCTGAATTCCAATGAAATATACGCCATGGCTATTTATTTCTACATCGCCAATGAGGGGCTCAGCATCACGGAAAATGCCGCCAAAGCTGGCGTGCCGATACCGACCAGGATTGTCGAGTCGCTTGAACAACTGACCCAGCAAAAGAAAGCGCGGGAGAAACCGGAGGAATGA
- a CDS encoding tyrosine-type recombinase/integrase: MVIDDVRSKGCGHPTQKKVRSLLEQLYKYAARYDLVTRDYARYLDIDRHKPKVKKKPFTVRQRNKLWRGLDEMPEQTKIVLMLIYSGCRVGEFRHIKKSDVKLRRRLLVVRHSKTDAGRNRYIPIPKKLMPWYEALMQSEGTYLCTRTNGSRHTYDSFRRAVFNPVMEHFNLKHTPHECRHTLASMLDSADINRTVTKLILGHSLEGVTERVYTHKSVRELLRAIDKVCN, from the coding sequence ATGGTGATTGATGATGTGCGGTCGAAGGGATGCGGCCATCCGACACAAAAGAAAGTCAGGTCTCTGCTGGAACAGCTTTATAAGTATGCCGCACGCTATGACCTCGTTACCCGTGACTATGCCCGATACCTTGATATTGACCGGCATAAACCGAAGGTCAAGAAAAAGCCCTTCACCGTCCGCCAGCGGAATAAATTGTGGCGGGGACTGGATGAAATGCCCGAACAGACCAAAATTGTGCTCATGCTGATATACTCCGGGTGCCGGGTGGGCGAATTTCGCCACATCAAAAAATCTGACGTAAAACTGCGAAGAAGGCTTCTCGTTGTGCGCCATTCTAAGACCGACGCAGGACGAAACAGGTATATTCCTATACCTAAGAAGCTAATGCCTTGGTATGAGGCTCTCATGCAGTCTGAGGGCACATACCTCTGTACGCGTACAAATGGTTCTCGCCACACGTACGATTCCTTCCGCCGGGCAGTATTTAACCCTGTGATGGAGCATTTCAACTTGAAACACACACCTCATGAGTGCCGGCACACTCTTGCCAGCATGCTCGACTCTGCCGATATCAACCGAACTGTTACAAAATTAATTTTGGGTCACTCTCTTGAAGGAGTTACTGAACGAGTCTACACGCATAAATCCGTCCGCGAATTACTGCGTGCCATAGACAAGGTTTGTAACTAA
- a CDS encoding gp53-like domain-containing protein encodes MEQWGTYEITSGNWKEYSFPIAFPNACYGVVTTPVPNAGTSSAASSVPATIASYTKTSFFAALSDTTAGWRFVAFALGE; translated from the coding sequence ATTGAACAGTGGGGAACATATGAAATAACATCCGGCAATTGGAAAGAATATAGTTTTCCAATTGCGTTCCCTAATGCTTGTTACGGGGTGGTGACAACACCCGTCCCTAATGCGGGAACATCTAGTGCCGCGTCTTCAGTACCGGCTACAATAGCAAGTTATACAAAAACTTCATTTTTTGCCGCGCTCTCTGATACCACGGCCGGTTGGCGGTTTGTTGCATTTGCACTAGGCGAATAA
- a CDS encoding gp53-like domain-containing protein, producing MADWQGYTLTKKGQALSAKVEAGLCKLELTKMKLGDGAITSEQTLEGLTDLVSPKQIITISSISVDAGRCIVEGVVSNANLDYGYTLRELGLYATDPDDGEILYAVTVDSHPDYLQAKGGVTVVSEALNLTIQISSDSSVTAVIDPNGLLTARDLADHNSSGEAHKVLFDACIKNASISGKQITFTKGDGTTINLTTQDTTYETMTGASASKAGTAGLVPTPAAGKQGAFLRGDGTWAAISTMTGASASASGTSGLVPQPAAGSQGKYLRADGTWQTPPDNDTKYSTFVRSGGSAAAGLVPKPPTTAGATKYLREDGTWSVPPDNNTTYGVVSASANGLMTPAMLSKLNDAGAHGTVVASHYGVNGYRKWSDGFIEQWGTVDPAQFPSAGQPVTFPIAFTSTPKVMGMINQNTNSTSQSDLITTSLNIYATTSNMIAHIYSGVSNTKLKFDWIAVGY from the coding sequence ATGGCTGATTGGCAGGGCTATACACTTACAAAGAAAGGACAGGCACTAAGTGCCAAGGTAGAAGCTGGCCTTTGTAAGTTGGAGCTTACAAAAATGAAACTTGGTGACGGAGCAATTACGAGCGAACAAACCCTTGAGGGGCTTACGGATCTCGTGAGTCCTAAACAAATTATCACGATATCATCGATTAGCGTTGACGCGGGCCGATGCATTGTCGAAGGCGTTGTTTCTAATGCAAACCTTGATTACGGTTATACACTCCGAGAGCTGGGGCTCTATGCTACCGATCCGGATGATGGTGAAATTCTCTACGCTGTAACCGTAGATAGTCACCCAGACTATCTGCAAGCCAAGGGCGGCGTAACAGTAGTCAGTGAAGCATTGAACCTTACGATCCAGATTTCCAGTGATAGTTCCGTAACTGCCGTGATTGACCCAAATGGGCTCCTCACCGCACGAGATTTGGCTGATCATAATAGCAGCGGTGAGGCCCATAAGGTGCTTTTCGATGCGTGCATCAAGAATGCATCTATTTCCGGTAAGCAAATCACGTTTACCAAAGGCGACGGCACCACTATTAATCTCACCACGCAAGACACGACCTACGAAACGATGACAGGCGCATCTGCATCCAAAGCTGGTACAGCAGGACTTGTTCCTACTCCTGCTGCAGGCAAGCAGGGAGCTTTTCTTCGCGGTGATGGTACATGGGCGGCGATTTCTACAATGACAGGTGCATCTGCTTCGGCGTCAGGTACTTCAGGGCTCGTTCCTCAACCTGCAGCTGGCAGCCAAGGAAAATACCTGCGCGCGGATGGCACATGGCAAACTCCGCCAGACAATGATACCAAGTATAGTACCTTCGTCCGCTCGGGCGGCAGTGCCGCTGCAGGCCTAGTACCGAAACCGCCAACGACAGCAGGCGCCACCAAATACTTACGCGAGGACGGGACTTGGTCAGTCCCACCGGATAACAATACGACCTACGGCGTAGTCAGCGCATCTGCTAACGGTTTGATGACGCCTGCAATGCTGTCCAAGCTCAACGACGCAGGTGCTCACGGTACAGTGGTAGCATCTCACTACGGTGTGAACGGGTATCGTAAATGGAGTGATGGCTTTATTGAACAGTGGGGAACTGTTGACCCTGCGCAATTCCCATCCGCGGGTCAACCTGTTACATTCCCCATCGCATTCACATCGACACCAAAAGTTATGGGGATGATTAACCAAAACACTAATAGCACTAGTCAAAGCGATTTAATAACAACGTCGTTAAATATATACGCAACAACATCAAATATGATAGCCCATATCTATTCTGGCGTGTCGAATACGAAGCTGAAATTTGATTGGATAGCCGTTGGTTATTAA